A genome region from Natronobeatus ordinarius includes the following:
- the glmM gene encoding phosphoglucosamine mutase: MEVFGSSGTRGVANEEVTPAFVLRVAKAAGTVWGFDRVAVARDTRLTGRMLADAAASGLASVGVDVDRVGVVPTPGVQAYAEREGIPAIMITASHNPPKYNGVKLIGEDGVELAVADLERVESTLLEEVFATVPWSEIGRMREVDGVGRAYVEEVLAAVDRDRIADAELTVALDPGHGAGSLTSPEIFRELGCRVVTVNGQADGHFPGRDPEPIPDNLGDLGRLVSAAGADVGIAHDGDADRAIFFDESGAYVEGDATLAALAAATLEAGDVTVSAVNVSQRLVDVANDVGADLELTPIGSTNIITRIRDLEADGRRVPIAGEGNGGIFFPDYRLSRDGAYTAAKFLELIADRPVSEVVAPYGGYVNDRRNVAYESTAEREAMLEAVATFAREADAELNTRDGYRLDYGDAWVLARPSGTEPLVRVYAEAREEGRARDLAEGMYDALLEAKADA; the protein is encoded by the coding sequence ATGGAAGTGTTCGGATCGAGTGGGACGCGGGGTGTCGCCAACGAGGAGGTGACGCCGGCGTTCGTCCTGCGCGTGGCGAAAGCCGCGGGGACGGTCTGGGGGTTCGACCGGGTCGCCGTCGCCCGGGACACGCGACTGACGGGACGGATGCTCGCCGACGCGGCCGCCAGCGGGCTGGCGAGCGTGGGGGTCGACGTCGATCGGGTCGGCGTCGTCCCGACGCCGGGGGTGCAAGCGTACGCCGAGCGCGAGGGGATCCCGGCGATAATGATCACGGCCTCGCACAACCCGCCGAAGTACAACGGCGTCAAACTGATCGGCGAGGACGGGGTCGAACTCGCCGTCGCCGACCTCGAGCGAGTCGAATCGACGTTACTCGAGGAGGTGTTCGCGACCGTCCCGTGGAGCGAGATCGGCCGGATGCGCGAGGTCGACGGCGTCGGACGGGCGTACGTCGAGGAGGTGCTCGCCGCCGTCGACCGCGACCGTATCGCCGACGCCGAGTTGACCGTCGCGCTCGACCCCGGCCACGGGGCGGGCTCGTTGACCAGTCCGGAGATCTTCCGGGAACTGGGCTGTCGCGTCGTCACCGTCAACGGACAGGCCGACGGCCACTTCCCCGGTCGCGATCCGGAACCGATCCCGGATAACCTCGGCGACCTCGGCCGGCTCGTCAGCGCGGCCGGCGCCGACGTCGGCATCGCCCACGACGGCGACGCGGACCGGGCGATCTTCTTCGACGAATCCGGCGCCTACGTCGAGGGTGACGCCACCCTCGCTGCCCTCGCCGCCGCTACACTCGAGGCCGGCGACGTCACCGTCTCGGCCGTCAACGTCTCCCAGCGGCTCGTCGACGTCGCGAACGACGTGGGTGCCGACCTCGAACTCACCCCCATCGGCTCGACGAACATCATCACCCGCATCCGCGACCTCGAGGCCGACGGTCGTCGGGTGCCGATCGCGGGCGAGGGCAACGGCGGCATCTTCTTCCCCGACTACCGGCTCTCCCGAGACGGCGCCTACACGGCCGCCAAATTCCTCGAGCTGATCGCAGACCGACCCGTCAGCGAGGTCGTTGCCCCGTACGGGGGCTACGTCAACGATCGACGGAACGTCGCCTACGAGTCGACGGCCGAGCGCGAGGCAATGCTCGAGGCGGTGGCGACCTTCGCCCGCGAGGCCGACGCCGAGTTGAACACCCGAGACGGCTACCGCCTCGACTACGGCGACGCCTGGGTGCTCGCCCGCCCCTCGGGCACCGAGCCACTCGTGCGCGTCTACGCCGAGGCCCGTGAGGAAGGGCGGGCACGCGACCTCGCGGAGGGAATGTACGACGCCCTGCTCGAGGCGAAAGCCGACGCCTGA